The window TCATCAACTTTTAGCATATATGGCTGGAGGCGTTGTTAAGCCGGCTGAGCGGGGCGAGTATGGCGTCACATATGTAAACATTACTAAACCAGTTGGAGCCTTAGAGGGATTAAGCCCTAGGGAAAAGGTTTGGATGAGCCACAGCGATGCGGTCTACGACCTCCCAGAAGAGTACGAAGTGCTAGCCTATACTGAGAACTGTCCAATAGCGGCATTTAAGCATAAGAGCAAACCTATTTTTGGCGTTCAGTGGCATCCAGAGGTAATACATACAGAGAACGGTCTGCTAATACTTAAAAACTTCATCTTTAACATTTGCGGTTGCAGGCAAAACTGGGAGATGGGTGACTTCATCAGGAGGGCTGTAGAGGAGGTAAGGACCTCAGTTGGTGATAGTCGGGCTATTATCGCCTTAAGCGGCGGCATAGACTCAAGCACCGCGGCCATGCTGGCCATGAAGGCTATCGGGGAACGTTTAACAGCGGTTTTCGTTGATCACGGGTTCATGAGGGCTGGTGAGCCGGAGTTCATTAAAGAATTTTTTGGGAGAATGGGCATGAACCTCATCGTTGCTAATGCTAGTGAGAGGTTCTACAGCAAGCTGAGAGGGGTTACTGACCCGGAGCTTAAGAGGAGGATTATTGGTGAGGAGTTCATTAGAGTTTTTGAGGAGGTTGCTGAGGAGGTCGGCGCGGAGTACCTTATTCAGGGCACAATATATCCAGATAGGATAGAGTCTGGCTTCAGAAGATTCTCTGACAAGATTAAGAGTCACCATAATGTAGTGGGTCTGCCCATAAAGATTAAGTTTAAGGGTATAATTGAGCCGCTAAAGGACCTTTATAAAGATGAGGTTAGGGAAGTCGCTAGAAGTCTTGGACTTCCAAGAGAGATAGTTTTTAGGCAGCCATTTCCGGGGCCCGGATTGGCTGTGAGAATAATTGGCGAGGTT is drawn from Candidatus Bathyarchaeota archaeon and contains these coding sequences:
- the guaA gene encoding glutamine-hydrolyzing GMP synthase, which encodes MKHDTILVLDFGGQYCHLIARRVRENKVYSEIVPFDVAPEEVLELNERLNVRGLILSGGPLSVYEERAPRLNTELLDVGLPVLGICYGHQLLAYMAGGVVKPAERGEYGVTYVNITKPVGALEGLSPREKVWMSHSDAVYDLPEEYEVLAYTENCPIAAFKHKSKPIFGVQWHPEVIHTENGLLILKNFIFNICGCRQNWEMGDFIRRAVEEVRTSVGDSRAIIALSGGIDSSTAAMLAMKAIGERLTAVFVDHGFMRAGEPEFIKEFFGRMGMNLIVANASERFYSKLRGVTDPELKRRIIGEEFIRVFEEVAEEVGAEYLIQGTIYPDRIESGFRRFSDKIKSHHNVVGLPIKIKFKGIIEPLKDLYKDEVREVARSLGLPREIVFRQPFPGPGLAVRIIGEVTPEKVEVIRKADKIVREEIESAGLQGGLWQYFAVLTNTLTTGVKGDSRAYGYVVAVRAVESREAMTANFAKIPYEILERISTRLSSEIPDIVRVVYDVTNKPPSTIEWE